A single genomic interval of Primulina huaijiensis isolate GDHJ02 chromosome 7, ASM1229523v2, whole genome shotgun sequence harbors:
- the LOC140981652 gene encoding secreted RxLR effector protein 161-like, producing the protein MEESKSGYLPMSHGVTLSKSMCPKTDEEIKTKSRIPYAYAIGCIMYGMISTRPDIAYALIVARRYQSNPGPLHWKAMKDILEYLRRTKNFFLVDGSGELKLECYTDSSFQSDVDDLKSTSVFVFKLNCGAVS; encoded by the coding sequence ATGGAGGAATCCAAGAGTGGATATCTCCCAATGTCTCATGGTGTGactctatccaagtctatgtgccctaagactgatgaagagataaaAACCAAGAGCCGCATTCCATATGCGTATGCTATAGGCTgtattatgtatggtatgatatctactcgaccTGATATTGCATATGCATTGATTGTTGCAAGAAGATACCAGTCGAATCCTGGACCACTGCATTGGAAAGCAATGAAGGACATTCTtgagtacttgagaagaactaagaattttTTCTTGGTAGACGGGAGTggagaactaaaattggaatgctacactgattctagcttccaatcagATGTGGATGATTTAAAATCGACCTCTgtatttgtattcaagctcaattGTGGTGCTGTCTCTTag